Proteins found in one Lycium ferocissimum isolate CSIRO_LF1 chromosome 6, AGI_CSIRO_Lferr_CH_V1, whole genome shotgun sequence genomic segment:
- the LOC132061111 gene encoding putative B3 domain-containing protein At5g35780 translates to MAFTLLSVDDFLGMEFKSNMSRMDYLLAVSEVAWLKSMSGEEDNLIVEQDKQFCIKKKERITHNIQSILSTFPAVLDHQEESILDFVIPKGKRSRPRKVIEPFLCNGGELMIKKAVENNFEEQKHSVKAYEEENRKFKINIGAGVINQGFFCLKESQKYEEGENSAKAADQRENTVFKFNWTGSVNFAFENPKRQLPIIRKRSRDLANDTLGFINQERGLNEKSEATREKKKAKKNIVRVLPIEFKNVITEFGGSVESAILVIEKTLFNTDVKPAEGRLSIPLNQITIEFLRPHEKAKLNTRSGGKLSTMRVMLIEPSRRICEINLRKWNMNKINGISNSSYVLVTTWNEVTRRNALKRGTLVQLWSFRKDEELCFALVKV, encoded by the coding sequence ATGGCTTTCACATTGCTGAGTGTAGATGATTTTTTGGGCATGGAGTTTAAGTCCAACATGAGTCGAATGGACTATTTGTTGGCTGTGTCTGAAGTTGCCTGGTTAAAATCCATGTCCGGAGAAGAAGACAACTTAATCGTGGAACAAGATAAACAATTTTgtatcaagaaaaaagaaagaattactCACAATATTCAGTCCATATTGTCAACATTCCCCGCAGTTCTTGATCatcaagaagaatcaattcttGATTTCGTCATCCCAAAGGGGAAACGATCACGGCCAAGAAAAGTTATAGAACCATTCTTATGCAATGGTGGCGAATTGATGATCAAGAAAGCtgtggaaaataattttgaagaacaAAAACACAGTGTTAAGGCTTATGAAGAGGAAAACAGAAAGTTCAAAATCAATATTGGTGCTGGTGTTATCAATCAAGGATTCTTCTGTCTTAAGGAGTCACAAAAGTATGAAGAGGGAGAAAATAGTGCAAAGGCTGCTGATCAAAGGGAAAATACAGTGTTCAAATTCAATTGGACGGGTAGTGTTAATTTTGcatttgaaaatccaaaaagaCAATTGCCCATTATCAGAAAAAGATCACGAGATTTAGCCAATGATACACTTGGTTTCATCAATCAAGAACGCGGCTTGAACGAAAAATCAGAGGCTACAAGGGAAAAGAAGAAGGCAAAGAAGAACATTGTTAGAGTATTGCCTATTGAATTCAAGAATGTGATCACTGAATTTGGGGGTTCGGTTGAATCAGCTATTTTGGTCATTGAGAAAACATTGTTCAATACTGATGTTAAACCAGCAGAAGGGAGGCTTTCAATCCCACTAAACCAGATAACTATTGAGTTTCTAAGACCACATGAAAAGGCGAAATTGAATACTCGCTCTGGGGGCAAATTGTCTACGATGCGTGTGATGTTGATTGAGCCTTCACGTCGAATATGTGAAATCAATCTGAGAAAATGGAACATGAACAAAATTAATGGGATATCAAATTCAAGTTATGTGTTGGTTACTACCTGGAATGAGGTGACAAGAAGGAATGCTTTGAAAAGAGGTACTCTGGTTCAATTGTGGTCATTCAGAAAGGATGAAGAGTTGTGTTTTGCACTTGTTAAGGTTTAA